TTGGTGAGTGGATCATTCCAGGAGACAATAGGAGATGCTTATGCTGATCCCAAAAAGGTAAAAAAAGTGTTGCTATGTACTGGAAAGCTGTATTATGAGCTTTATGAAAGACAGCAGGCTGATAAACGCGACGACGTCGCGATCATTCGTTTGGAACAAATGCATCCGTTCCCGCAAAAGCAGATTGACGCGCATTTGAGTCAATATGAAAATGCAAAAGTATATTGGGTACAGGAAGAACCTTTCAATATGGGTGGCTGGACTTTCATGTTAAGAATGTACAAAGGTGCGGAGCCGTTGCAGGTAATCGCAAGAGAATCAAGCGCTTCGCCATCTACCGGTTTCTCGAAAATCCATGCGAAGGAACAGGCTGAAATCGTGAACAGAGCTTTTGAATGATTATTCCTATAATTTTAAGACACTTAATTCGATAACAAGATTGCAGATAAAATGGCTGAAATTGAAATAAAAGTACCGCCCGTTGGCGAGTCGATTACCGAAGTTACAATAGGAAACTGGTTCAAAAATGATGGCGATTTTGTGAAAATGGATGAAGTCATTTGCGGGCTTGATTCAGATAAAGCAACGTTTGAATTGACCGCAGAGGCGGAAGGTGTTTTGCATATCAAAGCTCAGGAAGGCGATACATTGAACATTGGCGACCTGATCGCGACCATTGACTCTGCGTCAAATGGTGCACCGAAAGAAACCGCTCCGAAAAAGGAAGCAGCTTCTCCAAAAGAATCAGCGCCAGTGGAAGCTGCCCCAGAGAAAATACAGGATAAAGCTGAACCAGCCGCAGTGGCTGCTGCCGCTGTTGGTAGCGCTCCTGGTAAAGCATATGAAATGAAAGTTCCTGCAGTAGGAGAGTCCATTACCGAGGTTACCATTGCTTCATGGAGCAAAAAAGATGGCGATCACGTTGAAGTGGACGAAATCCTTTGCGAGCTGGAATCAGACAAAGCGACATTCGAACTACCTGCCGAAGCCGCCGGAACGCTCAGAATCGTTGGAAAAGAAGGCGATACATTGGCGATCGGCGCATTGATATGCACGATTGAAGCTGGCGCCGGATCTTCTGCGGCTGCCCCTGCACCGCAAACAACGGCCCCAACAGCAGTAGCTGCGGATAAAGGTTATAATGAAAAACATGCATCTCCTGTCGCTGCCAAAATACTGGCTGAAAAAGGAATCGATCCGAAAGACGTAAATGGCTCTGGATCGGGAGGTAAGATCATGAAGGACGATGCTCTGAAAGCAGGCAGCAAACCTGCACCGGCAGCGCAGCCTGCCAGCGCTCCTGCCGCCAAACCAGCGGCTGCGGCACCTGCGGCACCCGTCGGTGCTGCACCAGCCGGAGCGAGAGGCCAGCGCAGAGAGAAAATGTCATCACTTCGCAAGACTATTGCACGCCGTTTGGTAGCAGTGAAAAACGAAACGGCCATGCTTACCACTTTCAACGAAGTGGATATGAAGCCGGTGATGGACCTTCGTTCGAAATTCAAAGACAAGTTTAAAGAGAAACACGAAGTAGGACTTGGCTTTATGTCATTCTTTGTAAAAGCAGTTACTGTGGCGTTGAAAGACTTCCCGGTAGTGAATGCTTACATTGACGGCGAAGAGCTGGTTTATAATGATTTCAGTGATATTTCTGTGGCGGTTTCAACACCTCGCGGATTGGTTGTCCCTGTGATCCGTAATGCGGAAACCTTGTCATTCGCGGCGATTGAAAAAGAGATCGTACGTCTGGCCGTTCGTGCACGTGATGGAAAATTGGGGCTGGATGAAATGTCGGGCGGAACTTTTACCATTACCAATGGCGGAACTTTCGGTTCGATGCTTTCTACTCCTATCATTAACGCACCGCAATCTGCAATCCTTGGAATGCACAACATTGTGGAACGCGCAGTAGTAGTGGATGGTCAGATCGTAGTTCGTCCGATTATGTACGTAGCATTGTCTTATGATCACCGCACGATCGATGGTAAAGACTCAGTGAGCTTCCTGGTTCGCTTGAAACAGCTTTTGGAAGACCCAATGCGCTTATTGCTTGATATGTAAGATCATTTCGGAAATAAATAACAACAAAAACGAGAGCTTGTCATCAGGCTCTCGTTTTTGTTGTAGCCCAGGCTAGCTAAGCTTCGGATTTTCCTTATGTCGGTCCTTGTCGCGATCCGTTTTCTTGGCCATATTTTTTTCAAAAGCC
The genomic region above belongs to Dyadobacter pollutisoli and contains:
- the odhB gene encoding 2-oxoglutarate dehydrogenase complex dihydrolipoyllysine-residue succinyltransferase, yielding MAEIEIKVPPVGESITEVTIGNWFKNDGDFVKMDEVICGLDSDKATFELTAEAEGVLHIKAQEGDTLNIGDLIATIDSASNGAPKETAPKKEAASPKESAPVEAAPEKIQDKAEPAAVAAAAVGSAPGKAYEMKVPAVGESITEVTIASWSKKDGDHVEVDEILCELESDKATFELPAEAAGTLRIVGKEGDTLAIGALICTIEAGAGSSAAAPAPQTTAPTAVAADKGYNEKHASPVAAKILAEKGIDPKDVNGSGSGGKIMKDDALKAGSKPAPAAQPASAPAAKPAAAAPAAPVGAAPAGARGQRREKMSSLRKTIARRLVAVKNETAMLTTFNEVDMKPVMDLRSKFKDKFKEKHEVGLGFMSFFVKAVTVALKDFPVVNAYIDGEELVYNDFSDISVAVSTPRGLVVPVIRNAETLSFAAIEKEIVRLAVRARDGKLGLDEMSGGTFTITNGGTFGSMLSTPIINAPQSAILGMHNIVERAVVVDGQIVVRPIMYVALSYDHRTIDGKDSVSFLVRLKQLLEDPMRLLLDM